A single window of Syntrophotalea acetylenica DNA harbors:
- a CDS encoding universal stress protein has protein sequence MKDFKTILFATDFSENSEYAFGYALAMARKYQALLAIVHVINEPVDLKGFYVPHISFESLEEEIEEGARKMMEKFCVMHLEDFENYQTFILPGIPFDEIIKKARELSADLIIMGTQGRSGLDHVLFGSTAEKVVRKSPVPVMTVRVPN, from the coding sequence CTCTTTGCCACGGATTTTTCTGAAAACTCCGAGTACGCTTTTGGATATGCGCTGGCCATGGCGCGTAAGTACCAGGCTCTGCTCGCCATCGTGCACGTTATCAACGAACCGGTGGATCTCAAGGGATTTTACGTTCCCCACATCTCTTTTGAGTCCCTGGAAGAGGAAATCGAAGAAGGCGCGCGAAAGATGATGGAAAAGTTTTGCGTCATGCACCTGGAAGATTTTGAAAATTACCAGACCTTCATTCTGCCGGGGATCCCGTTTGACGAGATCATCAAAAAGGCCCGGGAGTTGTCCGCCGATCTCATTATCATGGGCACGCAGGGGCGCTCCGGCCTGGATCATGTGCTGTTCGGCAGCACGGCGGAAAAGGTGGTGCGCAAATCCCCGGTTCCGGTCATGACCGTCCGGGTGCCGAACTGA